TTTGGGCAAGGGCTTGCCACGTATTGCCATCGAAGCCGGTGTCACAGACTTCTGGTATAAATATGTAGGTTTGGAAGGTGCTGTGGTTGGTATCGATACTTTCGGTGAATCAGCACCAGCGGGCGTCCTGTTCAAGTACTTTGGCTTCACTGTCGATAACGTCGTTGCCAAAGTAAAAGCGACTTTGGTTTAAGCTGGAAGACGGAATTGACAGACATTACTGTGAGCAGCATCAAAGAGGTCAGCCTGCGTCGTGCTACTGTAGATGACGCAGAAGCGATTGCTGCTGTGCGTGTGGAAAGCTGGCAAGCTACTTACCGTGGCATGATCCCGGATAATTATCTGGATGAAATGCGCATAGAAGACAGCATGCTGCAATGGCGGCAAATCCTGCAAGCCATGTCGCAGGCAGAAGACCGTATCTGCGTGTATGTGGCTGAGAGCGAAGGCCATATCATCGGCTTTGCATCCGGTATGATGCTGCCTGAGCCCAAGCTGGGCATGCAGGCTGAGTTGACCGCTGTATATCTGCGACCAGCCTGGCAGCGTTCCGGCATAGGCCGTCGTATGGTACAGAAAGTAGCACGTACCCTGCAGGCGCAAGGTGCAGAGAGCTTGCTGGTGTGGGTCATCTCCGGCAATTCCATCGCCCGCAATTTTTATGAAGAGCTGGGCGGCACGCTGTTGATAGAACAGGCATTTAGCTGGGATGGCATGGATTTGATGGAAGTGGGTTACGGCTGGCGCGATTTGTCGGTGCTGATGGCATCGGTGAATGCCATGCGTACTTCTGCTTCTTTGCATTAGACGTATTTTTGAAGACCAAAAAACTCACCACAGAGACACTGAGACACAGAGAAGGGCAGGAGAGAGCAAGATATTAATGGTCGAGGGCTTGGATTTCCATTTGCTTTTCTCATGTTTTTCTCTGCGTCTCTGTGCCTCTGT
This is a stretch of genomic DNA from Undibacterium sp. KW1. It encodes these proteins:
- a CDS encoding GNAT family N-acetyltransferase yields the protein MTDITVSSIKEVSLRRATVDDAEAIAAVRVESWQATYRGMIPDNYLDEMRIEDSMLQWRQILQAMSQAEDRICVYVAESEGHIIGFASGMMLPEPKLGMQAELTAVYLRPAWQRSGIGRRMVQKVARTLQAQGAESLLVWVISGNSIARNFYEELGGTLLIEQAFSWDGMDLMEVGYGWRDLSVLMASVNAMRTSASLH